ATGCAGAAAGATGAAACTAAATAATTAATAATCGTATAATATAGTTCAACTTTTTTTTACAACTGAAGCAAGCAAAACATCCTTGAGAGAACTGTTTTCTTATTAGTATTTGTTACTCTCATATAGATAAGTTaaacaaattatttttgaaatatttGAATACATATTGCAGAGGGGATTGTGCccgagtggtaatgtcactggactgttAAAAAGGCTCAGGCTGCGTTCTGGGGacgtaggttcaagtcccaccatagcagctggtggactTTGCGTTCCATGAATAAaatatggaattgaaagctaggctCAGTAATGGGACTATCcatgattgttgtgaaaacccactttgttcctaatgtcctttagggaagaagtcTACtgacctcacctggtctggcctacatgtgattccagataccCAGCAAAGCGgtttactcttaactgccctctgaaatggcctaccagCCAgtgaattcaagggcaattagggatgggcagccaaTGCTGCCCATGAAGGAATATAAAATGTATACTTTTCttagaaaataaccaccaatattAATACTGTTCACTTTAATCCAAAGGGTGGTTCTGCCAAAAAGCCTTAAAGACAGATGTTATTTTTCCATAGGGAGCACAGCCTTGCAATTTTGAGATTGCGACGTGCATATATGTGTAAGAagttctgccatctctccattatTTTCAATGATACCACCATTTTGAGTTTCCCACATTGTGAAGTGGGCCAGTGCATCAAAACAATGATTATAAGAACGGGTTGCAGGCTGGCACTCTTCAACAAATGGGTTACTTCTTGATTCATCAATACTTTGTCACTAGCTACAAAGTTCAGTCAGTAGGGGATGGAATAATCATCACTTACATGGAAGAATGCAGTTCAACAATAGTCAAGAAGCTTTGACACTAGCCAGAATAGAGCAGTATATTTGAAGGGTGCCCTTGTTAGTGTACTCAGTATTCGAACCCTACCCGCAGATGCATTTTGGCTGCAATAGGTACAATATAAAGGATGCCCAGTAGCAACTTACAAAGGTTACTTGAACAACACCTTCCTTCATTGCAACTTCTACCACTAAGAAGAACTGTTTTAGAACATTATCATATTCATTTTGACTTGGACATGGTGGCTGGGTCAAAACCATGGAAATCCCAGCATAGTAGGAGCAGCATTACAAGGATGAGAGGACAGACAAAAAATGGATAATCCACTGTATTACATGTTGGCTGCAGAATGTGGATCATAAATTATGTAAGACATTTTCAAAGAGAGACTAGAAAGTGAGTCCGGAATGACAGTAGTCTCAAGGATTTTAACGTGGACAATATGGTGAAGGAGCTATAAAAACACATTGGAATAAAGAGCAAGATCAACAGGGCAGAAGACTGTGTCGGGGCTTTCTTTGCTGCCTTGGTTGACAACAGCTAActtaaaaaggggacatgaatataaatGGGCCTTAATACATAGAAgaggagaaatgtattttaatagaGGAATGAAGTTTGTGCAATGATCTACTGGAGTTAGTGATTGAGGCAGAGATCCTGGTGTGAAATTGATTAGAACTATGAAACAGGTGATAGCAAAGCTTACGTTGATGCATAGATAAAGTGAGTGTGGTGTAAAGTGTGCTGTCAATATTCTATCACACTTTCTGCAAAATTCTTAAAGAGCAATTTTGCCCCACAAGTAAAATCTTgaaagtatcatagaaaccctatggtgcagaaggaggccatttggcccatcgagtctgcaccaacaacagtctcacccaggccctatccacgtcatccgacatatttaccccgctaatccctctaacctacacatctcaggacactaaatggcaatttagcatggccaatcaacctaaaccacctatctttggagtgtgggaggaaaccggaacacccgcaggaaacccatacagatacggggagaaggcacaaactccacacagacagtgacctaagagaatcgaacccaggtccctggagctgtgagacagcagtgctaaccactgtgctattgtagGTTGAATAGAAAATTGAAGGATAAGAAATAAAGGTAAATGGGTACTGCGTAGACTGGTAGCATTAGGGCTATTACTCGCACGGAGGAAATATACCATAGTGGATTGGATGAGCCCAGCGGCTGTTTCTGAGTTGTAATTTCTATATGATTCTGTGTAAAAGTATAGATCAAACATCAAACCATGTGGTCCCAGAGAACAACACCAGGCAGTGTGTGGTAGTCCATGAGGTCAAGGGTTGCTCAGATGAGTCCATGAACCACGTTCGCATCCTGGCCATTCAGTTCAACttgagtttatttttattctCTGCTTTTTCCTGTTAGATTGTCTTTCTGTTCGAAATCTGGTGCCTCTTAAATTGGGTGTTATCTGCAACTAGTGTCGATGGAGATTAAGGGGAACATTAATTTCACACACAGAACATCAAAGCAACCAATTCCCCAGCGCCAGCTCAATAAATATCACATTGGCATATAAACTTCTTTTCTCCACCCAACACTAtcagaaaaaagcaaattactgtggatgttggaatctggaataaaaacagaaaatgctcaaaaatctcagcaggtcgggcagcatctgtggactcgaaacgttgggtggaattttaccggcgcgTCTgctgaggttcgtacgatcctgcccgaggccaacagagaatgccgttccctGAGCCTCGCCCGTCCCCGTAATCAgggtgggcgtgccagtaaaattccggccattagtcctattctctcccacagatactgtcagacctgctgagattttccagtattttctgtttttacttcacagCTCATTCTACTGATTTTCACATGTGATTGATTGTGTTCTATTTTCCTACTTGTGCTTTCCTTTTTAATTTTTGTTCACACAATTTCTAATATTTCCCTGTCGCCAGGAAGGGTTGAAAGGCTGACACTGGTGGACGGATATCATTGACTGTCGAGGAGCTCGGGCACTGGTAAGAGCCCCATCCACCAGGTGGCGCTGGGGACACGGTCGGTCGGCCGGCGAGTCCCATCTTCCCTCTCGCTCGATGATCTTtggcgagagagagcgcgagcttTAATCGCGGTGCCGGCTGCGGAATCGGCAGATTGGAGCTGGGGCGGGTAAAGGGGCATCGCGCGCTGGGTGACGGGGAGGGGATCGCGCGCTGGGTGACGGGGAGGGCATCGCGCGCTGGGTGACGGGGTGGGCATCGCGCGCTGGGTGACGGGGTGGGCATCGCGCGCTGGGTGACGGGGAGGGGATCGCGCGCTGGGTGACGGGGGACGGTTATGGGGGGGATGGCGCGCTGGCTGAGGGTAAGGGTTTGTGGGAGGGGGTTGATATTGTGCATTGGGCCGGGTTGCTGTGCTAACAGACAGGTGTCAGATGCTGAGAGAAGAAGTGGGTGAGGAGGAGCTGAGAACCCTGGCCGGAGGATCCGGGCTCATCTCTCGCCTGGGGGCGGGGGTCAAGCGGCCTTTCATTTTGAGCTGGTTTTGCGGTGTGCCGGCTGCAGTTTGCATAGCCCTGAGCAGCTGGGAAAGTGGTGGCTTTATTACTGTCACCGCTctcctgttttgatttgatttattattgtcacatgtattgggatacagtggaaagtattgtttcttgtgcgctagacaaacaaagcataccgttcagagagtatatgagggagaaggaaaggagagggtgcagaatgtagtgttacagtcatagctaggctgtagagaaaggtcaatatAAAATTGATCCATTGAAAAGTCCAATAGCAGCCCAACTTGTACCTGTGGCTTAAAcccaccaactgactcaaagaaGGAAATGCTGCCAATTAATTTAAGCTGCACAATCTTTAGAAAAAAACCTAAAGACAGCATACTAAATGCTGGTTTTGACTGTCATTTTATCCCAAGTGCACAGACTAAAAATATTGAACcaatgaagttttaaaaaaaagtttatttattagtcacaagtaaggcttacattaacactgcaatgaagttactgtgaaattcccctagtcgccacactctggcgcctgctcgggccaatgcacctaagcagcacgtctttgagactgtgggaggaaactggagcacccggaggaaacccacgcagacatggggagaacatgcagattccacgcagacagtgacccaagctgagaattgaacccgggtccctggcgctgtgaggtagcagtgctaaccaccatgccgccccacgtgCTGTTAATGGACTTTTTAATTCAAAGTTTAGTAatgaaaaatgctgcaaaatgatttaacagcaaataaaaaacatttaaaattttGTTTTCTTCTACATAGGTTTGGTAAAATGCAGTCTTTTGATGCAGTCCATCTCGGTGAATGGCAGAAACATTATTTCAATATAATCTCCAATGATTGTACACCTGGTCAGAAGGCTGATGCTTATCGTGGACAAATTTTGCAGTTGCAGTTTGCATGGGCAAACTCTGATATCTctcaggaatgcgctgccagctcattcaggagatgcagtgaaaaatattcagCCATTATTGACTCAGACAGTGCAGACATTGGGTTGAATAATTATGCTGACAGTGTTCTGAGTTTGTCAAAATGTCAGAAGAATGAAAGCAATCAATGGCAGTCGTTGTTGACTGAAGACAGTATTTTCAAATTAAAAAGTGTGCAAGAGATGTTTAAAGCTGGCAAAAGAGCTAGAGATTTGCTGGTAACAGCAGCTGATGTTTCAACTGTAGTCGGGAAAGCCAATTACATGACAAACTTAGACTGTCATAAAGTAGAAACTGCATCTGTCAGTAATACAGAAGGTTCAGTTCCTAAAATTAAAACTTCAATTTTGTCCACTGATGCACCTTCAAAAAATGTGAATGAAAACTATTCTTCAGACAAGCCCTCCACAGTTACCACATTTACATGTCCGAAAATGGTTCAAAATCTGTCAGTTGCTAAGCCAGTGACTGATGAGACTAGTTCTACAGGTAAATTTTCATTGGCACCTTCTAAAAACCTCTATAGTGGCCCTGTTTTTGGATTGGGCAAAGCAACAAACTGTACTGTCACTCAAACAAGTCAAATCGGAACAGTATCGGGACAATGTATGCCTCCTAATAGCAACTTAACCCTTATGGCACCTGGTAATACATCAAAGAGGAAGTCCTCTCGGATATCGGGAGAGGTTGGTAGTGATTCATATAATAACATGAATTATGGGCATTTTCAGAATCGAAACTGGACTAATTCTAATCAAAAGAGTTTTGATAATATGACCAGAAATATGAAATGTGATGGTGGTGCTGCTGATGAAGGTTTTACAACAGCTTTTAAAACAGCAAAGGACCAACTTTATGTTGATCAACAGAAAAAGTTTGGAAATCAATCTCAACCTCAGCGACCACCTGTAACAACATCATATAATTGTTCAAAAAAGTCATTGGGCACACTCAGGTCTCGTGGTTTGTTTGGCAAATTTGTTTCTCCAGTTTCAAAACAGGATAATGATGATGAAAATGGTGGATTATGTTCAGTGCCTTATGAGAACAGTTCTTCTGAACCCACTGTACCAGTGGATGAGCGTTTGAAGAATCTTGAGCCAAAGATGATTCAACTCATTATGAGTGAGATCATGGACCATGGTCCTCCAGTGAACTGGGATGATATCGCTGGGCTAGAGTTTGCTAAAACAACAATTAAGGAGATAGTAGTTTGGCCAATGCTTAGACCAGATATCTTTACTGGACTCCGTGGCCCACCCAAGGGAATTCTGTTATTTGGTCCTCCTGGAACAGGTAAAACTCTAATCGGTAAGTGCATTGCATGCCAGTCAGGAGCTACTTTTTTCAGCATCAGTGCTTCATCGCTAACTTCCAAGTGGGTTGGAGAAGGTGAAAAAATGGTACGTGCAATGTTTGCTGTAGCACGCTGCTACCAGCCTGCAGTTATCTTCATTGATGAAATTGATTCTCTCTTGTCTCAACGAGTTGATGGAGAGCATGATTCTTCTCGAAGAATAAAAACGGAGTTCTTAGTGCAGTTAGATGGTGCTACTACTTCAGCAGATGATCGTATTCTTGTGGTCGGTGCCACGAACCGACCCCAAGAAATAGATGAGGCAGCTCGGAGACGTCTGGTCAAAAGACTGTACATCCCGTTACCTGAAGTATCAGCCAGGAGACAGATAGTGGTGAAATTGATGTCTCATGAAAGCTGTTCCCTGAGTCCAGAGGAATTGGAGGTGATCATCAAACAATCTGAAGGATTTTCAGGGGCTGACATGACTCAACTTTGTCGCGAGGCAGCCTTGGGGCCAATCCGTAGCATTCAGATAGCGGACATCTCCACTATTACACCGGACCAAGTACGGTCAATTGCATTCATAGACTTTAAAAATGCCTTTGTAAACGTGAGGCCAAGTGTGTCTCCGAAAGACCTTGAACTGTATGAGGATTGGAATAAAACATTTGGTTGTGGCAGATGATTATGGCAAAATTTCACAGGAATGTAGGAGCATACAGGATTGACATCTTTCAAACTAATTTATA
The DNA window shown above is from Mustelus asterias chromosome 2, sMusAst1.hap1.1, whole genome shotgun sequence and carries:
- the fignl1 gene encoding fidgetin-like protein 1 is translated as MQSFDAVHLGEWQKHYFNIISNDCTPGQKADAYRGQILQLQFAWANSDISQECAASSFRRCSEKYSAIIDSDSADIGLNNYADSVLSLSKCQKNESNQWQSLLTEDSIFKLKSVQEMFKAGKRARDLLVTAADVSTVVGKANYMTNLDCHKVETASVSNTEGSVPKIKTSILSTDAPSKNVNENYSSDKPSTVTTFTCPKMVQNLSVAKPVTDETSSTGKFSLAPSKNLYSGPVFGLGKATNCTVTQTSQIGTVSGQCMPPNSNLTLMAPGNTSKRKSSRISGEVGSDSYNNMNYGHFQNRNWTNSNQKSFDNMTRNMKCDGGAADEGFTTAFKTAKDQLYVDQQKKFGNQSQPQRPPVTTSYNCSKKSLGTLRSRGLFGKFVSPVSKQDNDDENGGLCSVPYENSSSEPTVPVDERLKNLEPKMIQLIMSEIMDHGPPVNWDDIAGLEFAKTTIKEIVVWPMLRPDIFTGLRGPPKGILLFGPPGTGKTLIGKCIACQSGATFFSISASSLTSKWVGEGEKMVRAMFAVARCYQPAVIFIDEIDSLLSQRVDGEHDSSRRIKTEFLVQLDGATTSADDRILVVGATNRPQEIDEAARRRLVKRLYIPLPEVSARRQIVVKLMSHESCSLSPEELEVIIKQSEGFSGADMTQLCREAALGPIRSIQIADISTITPDQVRSIAFIDFKNAFVNVRPSVSPKDLELYEDWNKTFGCGR